From one Catenuloplanes nepalensis genomic stretch:
- a CDS encoding AAA family ATPase, with translation MLLRFRVTNYASIRDEQELSLVALDEHRDLATTEMPLGRERILPAAGIFGPNAAGKSNLIKAMDFAQTVVVESHQHWLPEEPIPRWPFRLDAVSRTAPSTFVFDFAHHDVRYEFGFRLDDTAVQEEWLYYWPKGKRSTLFERHGMATSFGPSLTGQKATIADLVRENSLFLSAAAANNHPQLRSVAAWFSSWSRMSTGGVHTAPNQPLDDEAVAMLRYADIGVIGAALVEQTPEEADRGPGPARPRRGRRVGTPADTTTFARLELLHQATTDAGGELLPWSWESSGTQTWLRLSEVAITCLRRGSLLVIDDLGCDLHPLLTAQLVGLFQDRRSNPRGAQLVFTGHDVNLLGKHVEHRLRRDQVWLTAKDPGGATALYPLTEYGRVRDGVDDVEGRYLRGRYGAVPFFDRELLEGLTTDASGHGA, from the coding sequence GTGTTGCTCCGGTTTCGCGTCACGAACTATGCGTCGATCAGGGATGAGCAGGAGCTCTCCCTGGTCGCGCTTGATGAACATCGCGATCTCGCGACCACGGAGATGCCACTCGGGCGGGAGCGCATCCTGCCCGCGGCCGGGATCTTCGGGCCGAACGCGGCGGGCAAGTCGAACCTCATCAAGGCCATGGACTTCGCGCAGACGGTCGTGGTGGAGTCGCACCAGCACTGGCTGCCCGAGGAACCGATTCCCCGGTGGCCCTTCCGGCTGGACGCGGTCAGCCGGACGGCGCCGAGCACCTTCGTCTTCGACTTCGCGCACCACGACGTGCGCTACGAGTTCGGGTTCCGGCTCGACGACACGGCCGTCCAGGAGGAGTGGCTGTACTACTGGCCGAAGGGCAAACGCAGCACCCTTTTCGAACGGCATGGCATGGCGACGAGCTTCGGTCCGAGCCTGACCGGGCAGAAGGCGACGATCGCCGACCTCGTCCGGGAGAACAGCCTGTTCCTGTCCGCCGCGGCGGCGAACAACCACCCCCAGCTGAGATCCGTCGCCGCATGGTTCAGCTCGTGGAGCCGGATGTCCACCGGCGGCGTGCACACGGCTCCCAACCAGCCGCTCGACGACGAGGCGGTGGCCATGCTCCGCTATGCCGACATCGGCGTGATAGGTGCCGCCCTGGTCGAGCAGACGCCGGAGGAGGCGGATCGCGGGCCCGGCCCGGCCCGGCCACGTCGCGGACGCCGGGTGGGCACGCCGGCGGACACGACGACGTTCGCCCGGCTCGAGCTGCTGCATCAAGCGACGACGGACGCCGGCGGCGAGTTGCTGCCCTGGTCCTGGGAGTCCTCCGGGACGCAGACCTGGTTGCGCCTGAGCGAGGTCGCGATCACCTGTCTTCGCCGCGGCTCTCTGCTCGTGATCGATGACCTGGGATGCGACCTCCACCCGTTGCTGACGGCACAGCTCGTCGGCCTGTTCCAGGATCGCCGCTCCAATCCACGCGGTGCACAGCTGGTCTTCACCGGGCACGACGTGAACCTTCTCGGAAAGCATGTCGAGCACCGGCTGCGCCGGGATCAGGTGTGGCTGACGGCGAAGGACCCGGGCGGTGCCACGGCGCTCTACCCGCTCACCGAGTACGGCCGCGTGCGCGACGGAGTCGATGACGTGGAAGGCCGCTACCTCCGTGGGCGGTACGGTGCGGTGCCGTTCTTCGATCGAGAGCTGCTCGAAGGCCTCACCACGGATGCGAGCGGCCATGGCGCGTAG
- a CDS encoding RloB family protein, producing the protein MCEGEKTEDMYFNGIRREYRLTTARITFIGLGADPLTVVKRAEQLKPDYDHAWAVFDIESAGPYGKQHAGLDAAVARADRAGIRCAISHPCFELWLILHFPAPCGVPQQ; encoded by the coding sequence GTGTGTGAGGGCGAGAAGACCGAGGACATGTATTTCAACGGCATACGCCGTGAGTACCGCCTGACCACGGCCCGGATCACCTTCATCGGCCTCGGTGCGGATCCGCTCACGGTCGTCAAGCGAGCCGAGCAGCTCAAGCCCGACTACGACCACGCCTGGGCGGTCTTCGACATCGAATCGGCCGGGCCGTACGGGAAGCAACACGCCGGCTTGGACGCAGCCGTCGCCAGGGCCGATCGGGCCGGGATCCGATGTGCGATCTCCCACCCGTGCTTCGAGCTGTGGCTGATCCTCCACTTTCCGGCTCCATGCGGCGTACCTCAGCAATGA
- a CDS encoding PHP domain-containing protein has translation MTLPEWADPAVPESELDAQGVSRRGLLRRAGLFGVGAGLSTVALAAPASASSDADPDLAWLVGDHHVHTVYSHDAKYRLADLARRAAQFGLDWMVFTEHSNVGHADAGGAIRQREQIQAARAENPRLLIFQGLEWYIPGAEHCTVFTAPGDHEATVLRDFEKAYDGKLLGRTDGNAANEALAADAIRWLAARKRAGEVPDVLVLANHPSRLGIDSPHELRAWRDAAPDIMIGMEGAPGAQGAAIPGLRGAAGIRGEYENKPSAQSWPGYPAEAYVTYGGFDWMTATVGGLWDSMLSEGRLFTITSNSDNHRTVFDTLRNGDWPAGQNFDNTGQLPDPVETGTAQPGSDLWPGQFSRTHVGVTGYGHRQIMDALRAGRVWVDHGQLVDGLDVRLEADGRRVTLGGRLRVRRGARLTLTVTVTASSRPNYHGILPRLAHLDVIRGAVRPGIGRDDWRAPDTRVVHTADTSRKRGTYTLRIPLGAAHESGYLRLRGSDGNHHAPGLLGKTIDPHGPTAHTPGNGDPWTDTWLYTNPIFIDIR, from the coding sequence ATGACGTTGCCGGAGTGGGCCGACCCGGCCGTGCCGGAGTCCGAGCTGGACGCGCAGGGCGTCTCCCGTCGCGGTCTGCTGCGCCGCGCCGGGCTGTTCGGGGTCGGTGCGGGGCTCTCCACCGTGGCTCTCGCCGCGCCGGCCAGCGCGTCTTCCGACGCGGACCCGGACCTCGCCTGGCTGGTCGGCGACCACCACGTGCACACGGTCTACAGCCACGACGCCAAGTACCGGCTGGCCGACCTGGCCCGGCGCGCGGCCCAGTTCGGCCTGGACTGGATGGTGTTCACCGAGCACAGCAACGTCGGGCACGCGGACGCCGGCGGCGCGATACGGCAGCGCGAGCAGATCCAGGCCGCGCGCGCGGAGAACCCACGCCTGCTGATCTTCCAGGGCCTCGAGTGGTACATCCCGGGAGCCGAGCACTGCACGGTCTTCACCGCGCCCGGCGACCACGAGGCCACGGTGCTGCGCGACTTCGAGAAGGCCTACGACGGCAAGCTCCTCGGCCGGACCGACGGCAATGCCGCGAACGAGGCGCTGGCCGCCGACGCGATCAGGTGGCTCGCCGCCCGCAAGCGCGCCGGCGAGGTGCCGGACGTGCTGGTCCTGGCGAACCACCCGTCCCGGCTCGGCATCGACTCCCCGCACGAGCTGCGCGCCTGGCGGGACGCGGCCCCGGACATCATGATCGGCATGGAGGGCGCGCCCGGCGCCCAGGGCGCCGCCATTCCCGGCCTGCGCGGCGCGGCCGGCATCCGCGGCGAGTACGAGAACAAGCCGTCCGCGCAGTCCTGGCCCGGATACCCCGCCGAGGCGTACGTGACCTACGGCGGCTTCGACTGGATGACCGCCACGGTCGGCGGCCTCTGGGACTCGATGCTCTCCGAGGGCAGACTGTTCACGATCACCAGCAACTCGGACAACCACCGCACCGTGTTCGACACGCTGCGCAACGGCGATTGGCCGGCCGGCCAGAACTTCGACAACACCGGTCAGCTCCCCGACCCGGTCGAGACCGGCACGGCCCAGCCCGGCAGCGACCTCTGGCCCGGCCAGTTCAGCCGCACCCACGTCGGCGTCACCGGCTACGGCCACCGCCAGATCATGGACGCGCTCCGGGCCGGCCGCGTCTGGGTCGACCACGGCCAGCTCGTCGACGGCCTCGACGTGCGCCTGGAGGCGGACGGCCGCCGCGTCACGCTCGGCGGCCGGCTCCGGGTGCGCCGGGGCGCACGCCTCACCCTGACGGTCACGGTCACGGCGTCGTCCCGCCCGAACTACCACGGCATCCTGCCGCGACTGGCCCACCTGGACGTGATCCGCGGCGCGGTCCGCCCCGGCATCGGCCGCGACGACTGGAGGGCACCGGACACGCGGGTCGTGCACACCGCGGACACCAGCCGCAAACGCGGCACCTACACGCTACGGATCCCGCTCGGCGCCGCCCACGAGTCCGGCTACCTGCGCCTGCGCGGCAGCGACGGCAACCACCACGCCCCCGGCCTGCTCGGCAAGACCATCGACCCGCACGGCCCCACCGCCCACACCCCCGGCAACGGCGACCCGTGGACCGACACCTGGCTCTACACCAACCCGATCTTCATCGACATCCGCTGA
- a CDS encoding esterase-like activity of phytase family protein, whose translation MKHRRLLTVTALAGAALLAVPQAAHAHGHGTGLPRLSLVDTISIPAGTTQLGTPFGGLSGIDYDARTGAFTAISDDRSALAPARWYTVRLPLDRTGFSAKAPQVTDVTTVLDTDGAPFANGTVDPESVRLAGRDRLLWTSEGAASTGLAPMIREASADGSFRRDYRLPAAYLPATGRGVRNNLAFESLTLSADGRSIVVATEAALAQDGPIASLTAGTGARVLVLDRSSGRTRAEYVYRTDPITAAPTDPANPYADRGLTELLALNDTDFLAVERSFAGGVGFTIQVFWTTTRGATNAAGRDALTGRERVMPKRLLLDLNATGTQVDNVEGITWGPRLPNGDRSLVLVADDNFNSFTQFHLLRFRDR comes from the coding sequence ATGAAGCACAGAAGGCTCCTCACCGTGACCGCGCTCGCGGGCGCGGCGCTGCTGGCGGTCCCGCAGGCGGCGCACGCTCACGGCCACGGCACCGGTCTGCCCCGGCTCTCGCTGGTCGACACGATCTCCATCCCGGCCGGCACCACCCAGCTGGGCACCCCGTTCGGCGGACTGTCCGGCATCGACTACGACGCGCGCACCGGGGCGTTCACCGCGATCAGCGACGACCGGTCCGCGCTCGCCCCGGCCCGGTGGTACACGGTGCGGCTCCCGCTGGACCGCACCGGCTTCTCCGCGAAGGCGCCGCAGGTCACCGACGTGACCACGGTGCTGGACACGGACGGCGCACCGTTCGCGAACGGCACGGTCGACCCGGAGTCGGTCCGGCTCGCGGGCCGGGACCGGCTGCTCTGGACCAGCGAGGGCGCGGCGTCGACCGGGCTCGCGCCGATGATCCGGGAGGCGTCCGCGGACGGCTCGTTCCGCCGCGACTACCGGCTGCCGGCCGCCTACCTGCCGGCCACCGGCCGGGGCGTGCGCAACAACCTGGCGTTCGAGTCGCTGACGCTCTCCGCGGACGGCCGGTCGATCGTCGTGGCGACCGAGGCCGCGCTGGCCCAGGACGGCCCGATCGCCTCGCTCACCGCGGGCACCGGCGCGCGCGTGCTGGTGCTGGACCGGTCGTCCGGCCGGACCCGCGCGGAGTACGTCTACCGCACCGACCCGATCACGGCCGCGCCGACCGACCCGGCCAACCCGTACGCCGACCGCGGCCTGACCGAGCTGCTCGCGCTGAACGACACCGACTTCCTCGCGGTCGAGCGCAGCTTCGCCGGCGGCGTCGGCTTCACCATCCAGGTCTTCTGGACCACCACCCGTGGCGCCACGAACGCGGCCGGGCGGGACGCGCTGACCGGCCGTGAGCGGGTCATGCCGAAGCGTCTGCTGCTGGACCTGAACGCGACCGGCACGCAGGTAGACAACGTCGAGGGCATCACCTGGGGCCCGCGCCTGCCGAACGGCGACCGGTCGCTGGTGCTGGTCGCGGACGACAACTTCAACAGCTTCACCCAGTTCCACCTGCTGCGGTTCAGGGACCGCTGA
- a CDS encoding DUF4232 domain-containing protein — translation MRSLRVRVAMISAAAPALLLAGCGGGASEAAGASGSAAPEVSAATAAPNPSGPGRCHTADLTVTINETRGGGAAGHHGETLTFTNVSAQACTLEGYPGVSFVTGDEGTQVGADFAREGEPKKVTLKPGDSARSDLLLADPGAAKCKATETRGFRIFPPEETAAIFVSSPQQACEEKDKGVGKVHPLAA, via the coding sequence ATGAGGAGCTTGCGGGTACGGGTGGCGATGATCTCCGCGGCGGCACCGGCGCTGCTGCTGGCCGGGTGCGGCGGCGGCGCTTCCGAGGCGGCGGGGGCCTCCGGGTCCGCGGCGCCGGAGGTGTCGGCCGCCACTGCGGCGCCGAACCCGTCCGGGCCGGGCCGGTGCCACACCGCCGACCTGACCGTGACGATCAACGAGACCCGGGGCGGCGGCGCGGCCGGCCACCATGGAGAGACGCTCACGTTCACGAACGTGTCGGCGCAGGCGTGCACGCTGGAGGGCTACCCGGGCGTGTCGTTCGTGACCGGTGACGAGGGCACCCAGGTCGGCGCGGACTTCGCGCGCGAGGGCGAGCCGAAGAAGGTCACGCTGAAGCCCGGCGACTCGGCCCGCAGCGACCTGCTGCTGGCCGACCCGGGCGCGGCCAAGTGCAAGGCGACCGAGACGCGCGGCTTCCGGATCTTCCCGCCGGAGGAGACCGCGGCCATCTTCGTCTCCTCCCCGCAGCAGGCGTGCGAGGAGAAGGACAAGGGCGTCGGCAAGGTGCACCCGCTCGCGGCGTGA
- the ribH gene encoding 6,7-dimethyl-8-ribityllumazine synthase, whose translation MAGFGDPHLNTVEAGGLKLGIVAARWHHELVDHMVTRAEAAAEACGVSDVIVSRVAGSVEIPVVAQALAEVCDAVVALGVVIRGETSHYEYVCDSVTSGLTRVALDARTPVGQGVLTVESLGQARDRAGLEDSIEDKGWASTVAALGAALAVREIQKA comes from the coding sequence ATGGCTGGATTCGGAGACCCGCACCTGAACACGGTCGAGGCCGGTGGCCTGAAGCTCGGCATCGTCGCGGCCCGCTGGCACCACGAGCTGGTCGACCACATGGTCACGCGCGCCGAGGCCGCGGCGGAGGCGTGCGGCGTGTCGGACGTGATCGTCTCCCGGGTGGCCGGTTCCGTGGAGATCCCGGTGGTCGCGCAGGCGCTCGCCGAGGTCTGCGACGCGGTGGTCGCGCTCGGCGTGGTCATCCGCGGCGAGACCTCCCACTACGAGTACGTCTGCGACTCGGTCACCAGCGGCCTGACCCGGGTCGCGCTGGACGCCCGCACGCCGGTCGGCCAGGGCGTGCTCACGGTCGAGTCGCTCGGCCAGGCCCGCGACCGGGCCGGGCTGGAGGACTCGATCGAGGACAAGGGCTGGGCCTCGACCGTGGCCGCGCTCGGCGCCGCGCTCGCGGTCCGCGAGATCCAGAAAGCCTAG